A region of the Conyzicola lurida genome:
GGTGATGTAGCCGTAGCGGATGTTGAAGCCGTGGCCGAAGACCAGCGCCTTGCCCTCGGAGAGGTTCGCCGCGATGTCGTCGGCGTACAGGTGACGCTGGCTCTGGTCGGGGGCGAGGATGACGATGACGTCGGCCCAGGCGGCTGCCTCGGCGGACGGGAGGACGGTGAAGCCGGCCTCTTCGGCCTTGACCTTCGACTTCGAGCCTTCCTTGAGGCCGACGACGACCTCGACACCCGAGTCGCGCAGGTTCTGCGCGTGGGCGTGGCCCTGCGAGCCGTAGCCGATAACAGCGACCTTCTTGCCCTGGATCAGTGCGAGGTCGGCGTCTTTGTCGTAAAAGATTTCGGTCACTTTGTTTTCTCTCTTTTCGTTGGTTCTGAGGTAATACGTTGACGGGGCCGAGGCGCGCTCGACCCGCGGGGAACTAGTTCTTGAAGACGCGCTCGGTGATGCTCTTGCTGCCGCGGCCGATGGCGAGCAGGCCGCTCTGGGCGATCTCCTTGATTCCGTAGGGCTCGAGGATGCGCAGGAACGCCTGGATCTTGCCGCTGTCGCCCGTTGTCTCGATTACGAGGGCGTCGGTTGCGACATCCACGACCCGTGCACGGAACAGCGTGACGGCCTCGAGTACCTGCGACCTCGTCGTGTTGTCGACGCGCACTTTGATGAGCATGTGCTCGCGGGTGACCGACTGGCCGGGGTCGAGCTCGACGATCTTGATGACGTTGACCAGCTTGTTGAGCTGCTTCGTCACCTGCTCGAGCGGCAGTTCCTCGACATCCACCACGACGGTGATGCGGGAGAGGCCGGGGATCTCGCTCTTGCCGACGGCGAGGCTCTCGATGTTGAAGCCGCGACGCGCGAACAGGCCGGCGACGCGGGTCAGCAGGCCGGGCTTGTCCTCGACGAGGAGGGAAAGGACGTGGCTCATGGGTCTACTCCTCTTCCCACTCGGGGGCGATATCGCGGGCGTGCTGGATGGCCGAGTTGCTGACGCCCTGGGGGACCATCGGCCACACCATCGAGTCACGGCTGACGATGAAGTCGATCACCACGGGACGGTCGTTCGTGTCGAGGGCGAGCTGGATGGCGGCATCCACCTCTTCTTGCTTCGTCACCCGGATACCGAGCGCGCCGTACGCGTCGGCCAGCTTGACGAAGTCGGGAACCATCGCGGTGCCGTGCCCCGTGTTGAGGTCGGTGAACGAGTGGCGTCCGTCGTAGAACAGGGTCTGCCACTGGCGCACCATGCCGAGCGACGAGTTGTTGATGATCGCGACCTTGATCGGGATGTTGTTGATGACGCAGGTGGCGAGCTCCTGGTTGGTCATCTGGAAGCAGCCGTCGCCGTCGATCGCCCAGACGACGCGGTCCGGCTGGGCCACCTTCGCGCCCATGGCGGCGGGAACGCCGTAGCCCATGGTTCCGGCGCCGCCGGAGTTGAGCCACGAGTTGGGGCGCTCGTACTTGATGAACTGCGCGGCCCACATCTGGTGCTGGCCGACGCCCGCGGCGTAGACGCCCTCGGGTCCGGTCATCTGGCCGATGCGCTCGATGATCTGCTGCGGGGAGAGCAGTCCGTCGTCGGGCATCGTGTAGCCGAGGGGGAACTGCTCCTTGAGGCCGTTGAGGCGCGTCCACCACTCCGTGTAGTCGGGGGCGGTGTTCGCGGCGACGTCGCCCCAGGCGGCGATGAGGTCGAGGATGACCTCCTTCGCGTCGCCCACGATCGGAACGTCGGCCGCGCGGATCTTGCCGATCTCGGCGGGGTCGATGTCGACGTGCACGATCTTGGCGTTCGGCGCGAACTCGCTCGTCTTACCGGTCACCCGGTCGTCGAAGCGCGCGCCGAGGGCGATGATGAGGTCGCTCTCCTGCAGGCCGAGTACGGCCGGGACCGTGCCGTGCATGCCGGGCATGCCGAGGTGCTGGTCGTGCGAGTCGGGGAACGCGCCGCGCGCCATCAGGGTGGTGACGACGGGCACGCCGGTCTTCTCGGCGAGGACGAGCAGTTCGTCCGACGCCTGCGAGCGGATGACGCCGCCTCCGACGTAGAAGACGGGGCGGGATGCCGCGGCGAGCAGCTCCGCGGCGGCGAGGATCTGCTTGCCGTGCGCCTTCGTGACGGGACGGTAGCCCGGCAGGTCGACCTTCGGCGGCCAGATGAACGGCGCCGACTTCTGCTGCGCGTCCTTGGTGATGTCGACGAGCACGGGGCCAGGGCGGCCGGTGGTCGCGATGTGGTACGCCGCGGCGATCGCGGAGGGCACGTCTGCGGCATCCTTCACCAGGATGGAATGCTTGGTGATCGGCATCGTGATGCCGATGATGTCGACCTCCTGGAACGCGTCGGTGCCCATCAGGGTCGAGAACACCTGGCCGGTGATGGCCAGCAGCGGCACCGAGTCCATGTAGGCGTCGGCGATCGCGGTGACGAGGTTGGTCGCGCCGGGGCCGGAGGTCGCGATGGCGACACCGACCCGGTTGGACGAGGCCGCGTAGCCCTCGGCCGCGTGGCCGGCACCCTGCTCGTGCCGCACGAGGATGTGGCGGATGTCGGTGTCGGCCATCAGCTCGTCGTAGAACGGGATGATGGCGCCGCCGGGCAGGCCGAAGACGTCGGTGATTCCGAGGTTCTTCAGCGAGCGCAGTACCGCGCCGGAACCGGTGAGGATTTCCGGTTCGGCGGGCCGCGGCGGCCGGGCCTTGGCTGTTGGCACGGGGTGTGGTTCCGTGGACATAGAAGTGTCGATCCTTTGACGGTGATTGATGGCGGGCCGGCCAGACTGCTTAGCCGGTGACCGCGCCTTCGGCGGCGGAGTGCACGAGCTTCGCGTACTTGGCGAGAACACCTCGGGTGTAACGCGGGGGAAGGGGAGCCCAGCCGATGCGGCGAGCTTCCAGCTCTGCTGGATCGACAAGTAGGTCGAGCGAGCGAGCTGCGATATCGACCCGTATAAGATCACCATCGCGCACGAAGGCAATAGGACCTGCGTCTACTGCTTCGGGAGCTATGTGGCCGATGCACAGTCCGGTTGTGCCGCCTGAGAATCTGCCGTCCGTCAAGAGTAGTACATCTTTGCCGAGCCCTGCGCCCTTGATGGCGGCGGTGATGGCGAGCATCTCGCGCATACCCGGTCCGCCCTTGGGGCCCTCGTAGCGGATGACGACGACCTCGCCCTTGTTGATCGTGCCCTCGGTGAGCGCGTCGAGTGCGGCACGCTCGCGCTCGAACACGCGGGCCGGGCCCTCGAAGATGTCGGCGTCAAAGCCGGCGGTCTTCACGACGGCGCCCTCGGGAGCCATCGAGCCCTGCAGCACGGTGAGGCCGCCGGTGGCGTGGATGGGGTTGTCGAGCTTGCGCAGCACCTTGCCGTCGAGCTCGTCGATGGTCAGCTCGGCGAGGTTCTCGGCCATGGTCTTGCCGGTCACGGTCATGACGTCGCCGTGCAGCAGGCCCGCGTCGAGCAGGGCCTTCATCAGCACGGGGATGCCGCCGTTGCGGTCGACGTCGTTCATGACGTACTTGC
Encoded here:
- a CDS encoding acetolactate synthase large subunit, whose product is MSTEPHPVPTAKARPPRPAEPEILTGSGAVLRSLKNLGITDVFGLPGGAIIPFYDELMADTDIRHILVRHEQGAGHAAEGYAASSNRVGVAIATSGPGATNLVTAIADAYMDSVPLLAITGQVFSTLMGTDAFQEVDIIGITMPITKHSILVKDAADVPSAIAAAYHIATTGRPGPVLVDITKDAQQKSAPFIWPPKVDLPGYRPVTKAHGKQILAAAELLAAASRPVFYVGGGVIRSQASDELLVLAEKTGVPVVTTLMARGAFPDSHDQHLGMPGMHGTVPAVLGLQESDLIIALGARFDDRVTGKTSEFAPNAKIVHVDIDPAEIGKIRAADVPIVGDAKEVILDLIAAWGDVAANTAPDYTEWWTRLNGLKEQFPLGYTMPDDGLLSPQQIIERIGQMTGPEGVYAAGVGQHQMWAAQFIKYERPNSWLNSGGAGTMGYGVPAAMGAKVAQPDRVVWAIDGDGCFQMTNQELATCVINNIPIKVAIINNSSLGMVRQWQTLFYDGRHSFTDLNTGHGTAMVPDFVKLADAYGALGIRVTKQEEVDAAIQLALDTNDRPVVIDFIVSRDSMVWPMVPQGVSNSAIQHARDIAPEWEEE
- the ilvN gene encoding acetolactate synthase small subunit translates to MSHVLSLLVEDKPGLLTRVAGLFARRGFNIESLAVGKSEIPGLSRITVVVDVEELPLEQVTKQLNKLVNVIKIVELDPGQSVTREHMLIKVRVDNTTRSQVLEAVTLFRARVVDVATDALVIETTGDSGKIQAFLRILEPYGIKEIAQSGLLAIGRGSKSITERVFKN